The DNA sequence TGGCCGATGAGTTTACCGGAGCAGGAGCAAAGACCACCTGTCCCTCTGCCTACGGTTATTCATTTGCGGGTGGGTCGACAGAGGACGGCGGCGGCCATTTCCTGTTTAGGGAAGGCATGACCGAGTCCCGCTTCTATCTCGATTTCCTGATCGGCTTCTTGACCGGGGCACCGGCGCCAACCGCCGACGTCATCGACTGTCAGGGCCCGAAGCCGATCCTGTTTGAAACCGGAACAGGCACCCCGCCACTGCAATCACAGATACGCTCCATCGGCCTGGCGCGGGTCGGGCAGCTCGTCATCCTGACGGTGCCGGCTGAAGTCACCACCATGGCGGCACGACGGCTCAAGGAAACTGTTCGTGCAGAATTGGGCGATTGGGTTTCCCATATTGTGATCTCTGGTTATGTGAACGGCTACGCAGGCTATGTGACGACGCCCGAGGAGTACCTGGTTCAGCAGTATGAAGGCGGACATACCCTTCATGGGCAATGGACGCTTGCAGCGTACCGCCAGACAGCGGCGACGCTAGCGCGAGCTATGGAAGCTGGCGAGGCGACCAGCAACACCGTGGTGTACGATGACTGGCGGGGCAAAGCGCCGGAGACAGCTCTTCATGATGGCAGTGCAGATGGGGTGCCGGAAGGCGGCGAGTTTGGCGAAGCGTTTCCGCTTGCTCGAACATCATATGTACCTGGCGATTTGGTGGTCTCAGAGTTCCGATCCGGAAATCCCACCGCAGACCATGACGCTCTATCGACATTCGTTGAGATCGAACGACAGGTGGAGGGTGGATGGGAGAAGGTTGCGACAGACGGTGACTGGGAAACAAAAATTCGGTGGCGTGAAGGGGATGAGGAAAATCAGCTGATAGCCCAGGTCCTGTGGGAAACGCCTGACACTCTGGCACCCGGTACGTACAAGATCAGACATTTTGGGCTGGCCACTATGCAATCAGGTGATCAGAAGCGCTTTGAAGGAACGTCTGCGTCCTTTGAGGTGGGCAACTAGGTCAAGGCATCCTCGGCTGATTGCGGCGGCGTTCGCCCAGCCCTTCCCACAACCAGGCGAGGCAGCCGCCCACCAGGGCTGCGATCATATCGTACATGGTGTCATCTAGCCCCCTTTGGGCACGGAACATGCCGGTCTGATCGATACCAAACTCAAATATCTCCCACAGCGCTGCGGTGGCGAGCGTGAAGAGGATCGTAAGTAGGAGTAACCCCCAGGTAGCGGTGCCAGGATCAAGTCTTGATCCAGCAAGGGCAGGCCGCATCCATGAAATCCACATCACTGCGAAGCCGGCGGTGATAACGCCATGCATCGCTTTGTCAAAAAGTGAAGAATGCGCGTAAAGCCCATATCGCATTCCAAGCAAATGGGCGGTGAACCATATCGCAAGCCAAAGTGACAACCAGGGCCGGGTCTGGCCAAAACCCCATTGACTGAGAATGAGAAGGGTCGTGCAGACCAACCCAACCGCTGCAAAGGATGTCTGACCACACTCGATCCAGCCATAGGTGATATGAGCCGCGCTGATCGTCAGGATTGTGTTGAGCCTGTCGCTAAAGGCGCGCGGGCTGGGCATTTGAGGGTTCAGAAGGATCGTTGCCAAGGGATGCTCAGGGGGGTCAGGTTGCGCGGGGTGGTCCGACTATGCAGCCCTGTTTCGACCTCAGATAGGCTGATATTCGGTACCAGTCCGGTGCAAAATTGAGCCGCAGCGAGCCACCCTGAGTGGGCAAGGGGCGCGAAGCCTGCCAAAAGCTGAGCCAACCCAGCAAATACCTGCGTTTATTGGGCTTTCCAACACCGAACACCCTTGCTATAGAGGGCGCCAAATTCAAACGAGCCGCGTTCAGCCTTCTAAGGCACGAATGCAGCGGCTCGCTTTTGCCCTTATGGCAGGTAATCCGTGCGGGCGTGGTGGAATTGGTAGACACGCTAGATTTAGGTACCGTGCTTACTACCTACAAACCCCTAATAAAATCAAAGCTTTGGACCTCCGACGCAGCATTGCGTGGGGGGACTTTTCTGCTGCGGGTACTTGGAGGTTAAACTACTCTAGTTGGGATATCCTACAACGGACTGGCACTTACCATTGCCCCAGATACCAAAATCAGAACCTCAGCCGGATCTACAAGGCATCCGCCTTGGCGTTTTGAAAAACAATATTGAGAGGCTGGTCGATGAGCTCGGCCCTTCGTTGTCAATCAGCACTATTGAACTGTTTTTGGCTATTGCGTGCGAGGAAGACCTGACAACGCAGGAGCTCAACGTACGCTTAAACAGACATCAACCCACACTTTCGCGGCAGTTGATGGATCTTGGGCCAAAGCGGCGCAGAGGGTTAGATGGCTATGGCCTGATTGAAGGATACGATGACCCTTTGGATATGAGGGTCAAACGTTGGCGCTTGACTGATAAGGGTAGAGCACTAGCCAGGAAATTCATCTGACGGAAACAATCCGAAACGAACTTGCGTTACTATCCCCCAGCTGATAGTGACCTCTCCGCAGCGCCAGAGCTAGAGGTGAAAACTGTCCGGATCTAGCGCTGTTAAATGGGGGTATTGGTCTCTATAAAATCCTCCCAAAATCCCCCCGAGTCCTCCCAAATGAGGATTAGGAGGCCTTCTTTGGGCTATGAACTGTTCAACTTGCTTGTTAGCAAAACTTACAGAGCACAGTCTTTAGCTAGGTTTTAGGGCGTCACACGAAGGTGATTGGTTAAGCGGGCGTGGTGGAATTGGTAGACACGCTAGATTTAGGTTCTAGTGCCGCAAGGCGTGGGGGTTCAAGTCCCTTCGCCCGCACCACGCCGGGGTTCGTGACGACCTGATTTTGAGGGAAAAGCGGGAATAATCGAGCCGATATCGGCTTAAAGCGAACGGAAGCGATAAAAGTCATGCAGGTCAACGAGACGGTTTCTGAGGGTCTCAAGCGCGAGCTCACCATCACGATTGAAGCAGCCGCACTTGAAGAAAAACTCTCCGGCAAGCTCGACGAAATGAAAAATCAGGTGCGCCTGAAGGGCTTCCGCCCTGGCAAAGTGCCTGTAAGCCATCTTCGTCGGACGTTTGGTCGCCAGGTCATGACAGAAGTGATTCAGGAGACAGTCAGCCAGTCGAGCGGTGACGTGCTTCAAGAGCGCGAAATGAAGCCCGCGATGCAGCCAGAAATCAATCTGGAAGGCGAAGTTGAAGAAGTGATCGACGGAAAAGCTGATCTCGTCTTCAAAGTGGCGTTCGAGATCGTTCCTGATATCGAAATTGCAGACCTTTCCAAGATCGAGTTGGAAAAACCTGTTGCTGAAGTTGATGACGCTGAAATCGACGAAGCCGTCGAACGTCTTGCCGAAGCTCAGAAAAACTTCGAGCCCAAAGACGGTAAAGCAGAAGATGGCGATCTCGTTGTCATCGACTTTATTGGCCGTATAGATGGCGAAGCCTTTGATGGCGGCACAGCGGACGATGCGCGCTTGGAATTGGGTTCCGGCCAGTTTATCCCAGGCTTTGAAGAACAACTCGTTGGCACCAAAGCTGACCAGAAACTGGACGTCACGGTTTCGTTCCCGGACGATTATGGTTCGGCAGATCTAGCTGGCAAAGAAGCAGTCTTTGAAACCACGGTCAAAGCAGTTGAAGGTCCTGCAAAGGTCACCATTGATGACGCGTTTGCCGAGAAGTTCGGCATGGAGAACCTAGAAAAGCTGCGCGAAGCAATGGCGGGTCAGATCAAGGCCGACTATGACAATGTCTCCTTGGCCAAGCTGAAGCGGGACATGCTCGACAAGCTCGACGAACTGCATGATTTCGAGCTGCCACCGACGCTGGTGACTCAGGAGTTCGATCAGATCTGGCATCAGTTCGAGCATGAGCTTGAAAATGAAGGCAAGAAGATCGAAGACGCTGACCAGCCTGAAGAAGAGCTTCGCGCTGAGTATCAGACAATTGCAGAACGTCGTGTGCGCCTAGGACTTGTGATTGCTGAGATCGGTTCCAAGAACGATGTAAAAGTCGAAGATGCGGAAGTGAACCGGGCTGTGGCACAACGGGCTCAGCAGTTCCCAGGTCAGGAGCAGCAGGTCTATGAATTCTATTCCAAGAACCCGCAGGCGATTGCTGAGATCCGCGCCCCACTATTTGAAGACAAGGTTGTTGCTTTCATTGCGGAGCTCGCCAAAGTCACCGACAAGGTTGTGACGAAAGAAGAGTTGACGGCAGACCCCGACGCTGAAGACGCTGACGAGAAGCCTGCTGCGAAGAAAAAGGCTGCGGCTAAGAAAAAGCCAGCTGCCAAAAAGAAAGCTGCGGCCAAGAAGCCTGCTGCTGAAAAGAAGACGGCAGCGAAGAAAAAGCCTGCTGCGAAGAAAAAGGCTGCACCGAAGAAAGCCGCTAAGAAGGACGACTAGTCTTTCAAGAAAACCCAAAAGAAAAAGCCGGAGAGTGATCTCCGGCTTTTTTGTGTCTGATGCTGTGAGTCTAAGACCCGTTAGTAAGTCCCCGCATCGGGATCGCGCCTGAAGCCTTCGTCGGCATCCCGACGTCTCAATCCGCCGCGCGTCCGCCGCTTAGAGGCATCATTCAGCTCAGCGGAACTGATGACCGTGTCGCCGTTTGTGTCCAAGGCAAAGAAGTCCGATTCCGGCAGCGCCATAATCTCGCCAAATGTCAAAACGCCATTCCCGTCGAAATCGAGTGCGATGAAAGCGGCCCGTCTGATGCCTGTTTCATTGTCGTCGCGAATGTCGTCCCACTCATCCTCATCAACGACCCCGTTGCGGTCCGCATCGGCGCTGGTGAAAATGCCCTCCCTATAGGCTTTGTATTCTTCCTTCGTCACCGCGCCATTGTCATTGAGATCCCAATCATAAGCGGGGTGCTTAATGATGGTGACGTCCCCGGCTCTTTCAGAGCTACAGGCTGCGAGGACTGGCAGGAGCAGGGCGAGCCCAAAAATCCGGCCAGATTGGGCAAAAACAGATGACACGAAACGCATGGGGCCTCCCGACCGCAAATTGGAACAATTCCTGGGATTATACGCGGCTTTTTGAGAATTCGGGTGGTTGAATGGCTTTTTTACATTTCATCCCCATATTATGGGCAAGACGGTGAAGAATCTTGTGCTTGCGCTATAGTTCTCCACGGTCCATTTACCGAATCATCCTATGCCTAGTTGTGGGACGACCCGGCTGGCAGTGACGCTGTTCCCAAACAGTGTGCCAGTGAAGTGATGCGTGCAAACCCTTGGAAAGCGAACCATGAAAGATCCTCTTGAGCTCACGATGAACCTGGTGCCAAT is a window from the Rhodobiaceae bacterium genome containing:
- the tig gene encoding trigger factor; its protein translation is MQVNETVSEGLKRELTITIEAAALEEKLSGKLDEMKNQVRLKGFRPGKVPVSHLRRTFGRQVMTEVIQETVSQSSGDVLQEREMKPAMQPEINLEGEVEEVIDGKADLVFKVAFEIVPDIEIADLSKIELEKPVAEVDDAEIDEAVERLAEAQKNFEPKDGKAEDGDLVVIDFIGRIDGEAFDGGTADDARLELGSGQFIPGFEEQLVGTKADQKLDVTVSFPDDYGSADLAGKEAVFETTVKAVEGPAKVTIDDAFAEKFGMENLEKLREAMAGQIKADYDNVSLAKLKRDMLDKLDELHDFELPPTLVTQEFDQIWHQFEHELENEGKKIEDADQPEEELRAEYQTIAERRVRLGLVIAEIGSKNDVKVEDAEVNRAVAQRAQQFPGQEQQVYEFYSKNPQAIAEIRAPLFEDKVVAFIAELAKVTDKVVTKEELTADPDAEDADEKPAAKKKAAAKKKPAAKKKAAAKKPAAEKKTAAKKKPAAKKKAAPKKAAKKDD
- a CDS encoding EF hand; the encoded protein is MRFVSSVFAQSGRIFGLALLLPVLAACSSERAGDVTIIKHPAYDWDLNDNGAVTKEEYKAYREGIFTSADADRNGVVDEDEWDDIRDDNETGIRRAAFIALDFDGNGVLTFGEIMALPESDFFALDTNGDTVISSAELNDASKRRTRGGLRRRDADEGFRRDPDAGTY